The DNA segment CTGCGCTTGTTCCTGCAAGGCCTCCGCCTATGATCAAAATATCTGTTTCATAATCAACTGCGGATAAATCAATCTTATCAGGGTCAATAAGGGGATATGCTTCGAGAAGATCTGCTACTTCATTCGGAACGATCTCTCCCTTATTAGGCCCGATTTTAAGTTCCCTTTTTCCTCCGGGAGCATAATCAGGGTGACAAAGATTTAAGATATCTTCCCTCTCCTGAGGTGTCATCTGATCAAGTAATTTTCCGATTCTTCCAGCACGCGTTTTTTCAACCATTTTAATTGATTCGCGCATATAGGTCGGATATCCACCGATAAATTTAAGCTCGGCCATTATAGAGCCTCCTCAATATACTTCTCTGGTATTCTGCTGTTCAGTATATATTTTATGAAATTCTTCCTCTTCCAAATTCATAACTTCTTCAAATTTCTTATCATACTCGCCATTTGCAATTTCCGCGACCCTCTTCTCAACATTCTTTTCTCTCGGAATTCCGTATTTGCCGTACATTCTTCTTCCGAACTGAGCAACATGGTATTGTACTATCTCAGCAGGGCATCTGATTGCACAAAGGCCGCACTGAATACACTCAAAAGAGAGTTCAGCAACCTGTTTATAATCTCCTTTAAGAGCTGCCTGTACGTAATCCATAACCTGAATATCCTGAGGGCATGCTTTTGTACACGTGTTACAGCTTACACACCTTGCAACTTCAGGAAAATATTTCAAAAATACAGAAGCATCATACTTCTCTTCTTCAAGATCATACAAAGGTTTTTCAGCAGGGGAAAACGGGATTTGCACAAGGTACATGCCGTCTTCCACTCTGGTTTGACATGCCATTGCAGTCTGCAGTTTATATTCTCCCTTTTTACGGAACACTGTAGAACATGCACCGCAGAATCCTGCCCTGCACCCGCAGCTCCTTATAAGCCTGTATCCTGCATACTCAAGAGCCTGCATAATTGTAAGGCCTGCAGGTACCTGATAGGCTTTCCCGAGAAAATAGATTTCTACCCAGTGTTCAACATCTTTCTTATCAATACCGGATATTACGCCCTTACTTGCATCCCTTACAGTATCCATTAAGTTTATTTTCTTCTCAGCCATAGCTACCTCTCACTTTAAAAGGCCCTTTTCTCTCAAAAGCGGCCTGGGATCTATAAAATTATCTTCAAATCCGAAATATTTTTCATCAAGACCGAATGCAAGTGCCATAAGCTGAGTAAAATAAAGCACAGGCATCGGTTCAAATTCAGGATGTCTCTCCATCACTTCTTTCTGTCTGTCAGCAAGATTAAACAGGCAGAGCGGACAGCTTGATGTAATCATCTCAGCACCGTTCTTTCTGGCCCGGGTAATTATATCATATGCAAGTTCAGCAACTGCATATTTGTCACGGACTGTCTGATAGCTTCCGCAGCACCTGGTTTTAAAAGGATTATCAATAACTTCAGCACCGATTGAGCTTAAAAGGTCACCCTGAATAGTAGGAGATTCGGGATCATCAATACCCACCTCTTTGGGGCGAAGCATGAGACAGCCGTAATAGGGAGATACTTTCAGGCCTTTAAGAGGCTTTTTGACTTTTTCGGAAACCTTGCTGAAATCAATATCCCTCAAGAGCTCCATATAGTGGATTACTTCCACCTTGCCCTGATAATCTTTTTCAAGATACATAAAATCATTCAATTTTTTAAATTCGTCAGGCCGCTCTTTTATTCTCTGGTTTGATCTTTTAAGCACATTAAAGCACATAGTGCACAGAGCGACTACCCTGAACTCATTATCCACTAAACCGCTCTCATTCATCTCTTCCACTCTGATGAGATCACGTATGGGAGCAAGATGGTGCAT comes from the bacterium genome and includes:
- a CDS encoding CoB--CoM heterodisulfide reductase iron-sulfur subunit B family protein, with amino-acid sequence MKIPYFPGCTLKTTAKNFEISALEVSKVLDIELIELPKWNCCGTVTSLTSDDLMHHLAPIRDLIRVEEMNESGLVDNEFRVVALCTMCFNVLKRSNQRIKERPDEFKKLNDFMYLEKDYQGKVEVIHYMELLRDIDFSKVSEKVKKPLKGLKVSPYYGCLMLRPKEVGIDDPESPTIQGDLLSSIGAEVIDNPFKTRCCGSYQTVRDKYAVAELAYDIITRARKNGAEMITSSCPLCLFNLADRQKEVMERHPEFEPMPVLYFTQLMALAFGLDEKYFGFEDNFIDPRPLLREKGLLK
- a CDS encoding (2Fe-2S)-binding protein, producing MDTVRDASKGVISGIDKKDVEHWVEIYFLGKAYQVPAGLTIMQALEYAGYRLIRSCGCRAGFCGACSTVFRKKGEYKLQTAMACQTRVEDGMYLVQIPFSPAEKPLYDLEEEKYDASVFLKYFPEVARCVSCNTCTKACPQDIQVMDYVQAALKGDYKQVAELSFECIQCGLCAIRCPAEIVQYHVAQFGRRMYGKYGIPREKNVEKRVAEIANGEYDKKFEEVMNLEEEEFHKIYTEQQNTREVY